The Nitrospirota bacterium genome contains the following window.
CTCCCTTGCCGCCGAACATCGTGACCGGCTTGTTGGTCATGGTTCGCTCCGTCCCTCCTGTGCGTGATGTGTTCACACGAGATACTCTCAACCAGAAGACGCCCGCGTGTCCGGGTCCATTTTCTTCGCAAGTATTGTTCGCATGGTGGTCTTCCGGCTTTTCAGGGTTGGCCGTCTCGATCGGGGCGGCGGGAACCGTCAAGCGACAGGCTCTTGCCTCGCAAAGACCGGGCGATCAACGCGCGCGACGGACCAGTTCCACCACGGTAACCTCGGGCGGGGAAAGAACTCGGACCGGAGGGCCCCACGTACCCGTGCCGCGGCTCACCCGGAGGATTGAGCCGCCGGGGAGGTCGAACTTGCCGGCGATCAGCGGATAGGCGATCTCAACGATATAGGTGAAGGGATAGATCTGGCCCTTATGCGTGTGGCCGGACAGCTGAAGGTCGAACAGGGCCGATGCCCGGGCGTCCACGAGCGGACGGTGTTTGAGCAGGAGGATGAACTTGTCCTTCGGCAACCCCGCCAAGAGGGCAGCTTCCGGCTCAGGTTTGTCGATCTTGAACTCCGCGCCGGCCGGATCGTCGACGCCGGCGATCGTGATCGCGTTGTCCTGCACCGCTTCGCGGCGCAGCAGCCTGAACCCCGAGTCCCGCGTGAATTTCAGGGCCTCGTTGATTCCCGCGTAATATTCGTGGTTGCCGGTGACGGCGAACTTTCCGTGCGGTGCCTGCACGTTGCGCAGGAGTGCGGCTAGGCCCTGCATGCTGTTGATCTGGGCGTCCACGAGATCGCCGGTGGATACAAAGACGTCCGGCTTTTCCGCTTCGACGATTGTGAGGATCTTCTTCAGGCGCTCCTCACGGATGATCAGACCGAGATGCACGTCCGATATCTGGACGATCTTCAGCCGGTCGATCCCCGCCGGGAGCTTGGCGGTCTCAATCCTCAGCCGCTCGGTCCTGATGGTTTGCGCGGAGACATACCCGTAGAGCGTGATCCCGAAGGCCAGCCCCGCGGCAGCGAAGAAGAAGATCCTTGCCGGGATGATGACTGCCGGACCCGGGGCGCCCGCTGCCCACCCTGCCCCGCGCAGAACGAGGTTGATCGCCTCCAGGACCAGGGAGGCGCAGAAGAACAGGAAGATGCCAGCCATCCAGAGATAGGCTGCCGAGGAGAGGGACCGCGCCGGCAGATCATAATCGTTCCGCTCGAGCACGCGGATGAGGAACGGCGCGAGGACCATGAGCAGCATGAAGCCTGCCACCCCCGCTGCGGGCCAGGCACCGAGGGCCAGTGCGTGCCGCGCACGGAAAAACGCATACACGTGCATGCCGCCGTAGACCGCGAAGAAGGTGAGAATAAGAAGGCTCATCTGCCGAAACTGACCCCCATGCCCTCGGACGCCCGCACCATCTCTCCATCCGGATCGACCAGCTTCAGATTGCTGATGGCGTTCTCAAGCGGAACCGACGTGATGCGGGGAGGCTGGTAGGAGACCATTTCCCCGTATTTCTTCTGCGCGATCAACTCCACCGCCGCCGCGCCGTAGCGCGTGGCGAGAAGCCGGTCGAAGGGGCAGGGGCTTCCTCCCCGCTGGAGATGGCCCAGCACGGTGACCCGCGTCTCGATGCCAGCCCGCTTGGCGATCTCGTCGGCCACCTTCTCGCCCATACCCCCGAGCCGGAGAACATAGCCGTCCGCAGCCATCTCGCGAACGGACATCTCGCCGCCCGCCGGCTTCGCGCCCTCGGCCACGACCACGATGCTCGATTTGCTCCCGCCTCTTTTCCGCTCGAGCAGTCGCCCCACGACCTTGTCCATGCTGAAGGGGATCTCGGGGATCAGGATCACATCGGCGCTGCCCGCCATGCCCGCCTCCAGCGCGATCCATCCCGCGTACCGTCCCATCACTTCGAGCACGATCACCCGCTGGTGGCTTTCCGCCGTGGTATGGAGCTTGTCGAGCGCCTCGGTCGCCGTATCCACGGCGGTCTGAAACCCGAAGGTCACG
Protein-coding sequences here:
- a CDS encoding metallophosphoesterase, which translates into the protein MSLLILTFFAVYGGMHVYAFFRARHALALGAWPAAGVAGFMLLMVLAPFLIRVLERNDYDLPARSLSSAAYLWMAGIFLFFCASLVLEAINLVLRGAGWAAGAPGPAVIIPARIFFFAAAGLAFGITLYGYVSAQTIRTERLRIETAKLPAGIDRLKIVQISDVHLGLIIREERLKKILTIVEAEKPDVFVSTGDLVDAQINSMQGLAALLRNVQAPHGKFAVTGNHEYYAGINEALKFTRDSGFRLLRREAVQDNAITIAGVDDPAGAEFKIDKPEPEAALLAGLPKDKFILLLKHRPLVDARASALFDLQLSGHTHKGQIYPFTYIVEIAYPLIAGKFDLPGGSILRVSRGTGTWGPPVRVLSPPEVTVVELVRRAR
- a CDS encoding ATP-dependent 6-phosphofructokinase, whose product is GFEGLLTPTKSRQLTSWNTRGILFVGGTILGTTNRGNPFAHKTVVGGKEIVEDRSPEALNNIRELGLDALVVIGGDGSLKIGHGIHKLGVPVIGVPKTIDNDLMATHVTFGFQTAVDTATEALDKLHTTAESHQRVIVLEVMGRYAGWIALEAGMAGSADVILIPEIPFSMDKVVGRLLERKRGGSKSSIVVVAEGAKPAGGEMSVREMAADGYVLRLGGMGEKVADEIAKRAGIETRVTVLGHLQRGGSPCPFDRLLATRYGAAAVELIAQKKYGEMVSYQPPRITSVPLENAISNLKLVDPDGEMVRASEGMGVSFGR